The nucleotide sequence GTCGCGCGGCCCGAGCGCTCGAGGCGGGAGACGAGCCGGCCGCTCGCGATCACGGTGTAGTCGACCTCGCACGCGATGCGGATCCGGAACGCGGCCCGGTCGTCCGGCCGGTCGTTGCAGGGGAACCAGGTGGACGCGCCGCTCGGCTGCGACGCGACGAGCACGCCGTCGCCGAGCTCCTCCCAGCCCAGGTCGCCCCAGACGGTGCGGCGGGGGCCGGGCTCGCCGGAGTAGGCGACGTCGACCGTGAAGGTGGTGCCAGCGGGGATCGGCGCTGCAGGTGTGACGACGAGCCGTCCGCCGCGCTGCACGTGCCGGGTCTCGCGGCGGCCGTCGACGCGCACGTCGCCCGCGCGGAGGCCGGTGAGGTCGAGCTCGAAGCGGGCGAGCGGCTCGCGCGCGACCGCGGTGATGACGGCGCGCGCCTTGAGCCGGTTGCGGGCCACGCGGTAATCGAGATCGAGGTCGTAGCGCTCGACGGCGTACGCGGAGGATCCGACCTCGGGGGTGTAGGCGTCGCCGGACGCGGGGCCGGCCGTGGCCCTCACCGGCGACCGGCGGTCGCGCGCGCGGCGGTGTCGGCGGGAGCGGTGGCGGCGGTGTCCGTGGTCGTCGCGGCGGCGCCAGCGGGCAGGTAGCGGCCGGTCTTCACCTCGCGCCACGGGCCGATCGGGTTGCCGCTCCAGCGGCTGGCCTCGGGCACGAGCTCCCCGCGCATCACGAGGCTCGCGGGCCCCACGGTGGCCTGCGGGCCGATGCGCGCCGCGGGGAGGATGACGCTGTGCGGCCCGAGGGTCGCACCGGCGTCGAGGGTGACGGTGTCCATGCTCATGATCCGATCATGGAACAGATGCGTCTGGACGACACATCCGCGGTTGATCGTGGATGCGTCGCCGAGCGTCACGAGGTCGGCCTCGGGCAGCCAGTGCGAGTCGCACCAGACGCCGGATCCGATGCGCGCTCCGAGGCTCCGCAGCCACCAGACGAGCGCGGGCGTTCCCGCCGCCGACGACGCGAACCAGGGCGCCGCGACCATCTCGGTGAAGACGTCCGACACCTCGCTGCGCCACACGAACGACGACCACAGCGGGTGCTCCTCGGCGCGGATGCGGCCGATGAGGATCCACTTGGCCGCCGTCGAGATCGCCGCCGCCACCGCGCCGGCGACCAGCAGCACCACGCCGCCGAGCAGGAATGCGACGAGCGGACCCCACGCCTCGGTGAGCGCGGCGAGCGTCACGAGGACGGCCAGGCCGATCGCGCAGGTGACGAAGACGGGCACGACGCGGAGCAGCTCCCACAGGATCCGGGCCACGCGCAGCCGGGTCGGCGGCCGGAACGTGCGCGAGTCGTCGGCGGCGGCGACCGTGCGCCGGAGCCGGACGGGCGGGGAGCCGAGCCATGAGGATCCGGACTTCGACTTCGTGGGCGCCGCCGAGAGCACGGCGACGAGGCCGTCCTTCGGCACCTTGTGGCCGGGGCCCGCCATGCCGGAGTTGCCGAGGAACGCGCGCTGGCCGATCTCGGCGCGGGCGACGCGCATCCAGCCGCCGCCGAGCTCGTAGCCCGCCACGAGCGTGTCGTCGGCGAGGAAGGCGCCGTCGCGGATGGTGGTCATCGCGGGGATGAGGAGCACGGTCGACGCCTCGACGTCCTTGCCCACGCGGGCGCCGAGGAGGCGCAGCCACACGGGCGTGAAGAGGCCGGCGTAGAGCGGGAAGAGCACGGTTCGGGCGAGGTCGAGCAGGCGCTCGGTCGTCCACAGCTGCCAGCCGACGCGGCTCCGCACCGCGTGGATGCCCTCGCTGACGCCGAGGCCGAGGAGGCGCACGGATCCGACGACGAGGAGCGCGAGCACGAGGCCGGTCATGAGCACGGCGGGCACGAGCGCGCCGAGGCCGCGCCACCACACGTCGCCGAGGTCGGCGGATCCGCGGATCGCGGCCGCGAGGATCCCGCCGCCCGCGACGAAGCCGACCACCGGCACGAGGGCGGTCGCGACGGAGGCGGCGCCGTACGCCGTGACCCAGCGCGTGTTGCGCGGCGGCCGGTGGTCGGGCCACCAGACGCGGGCCTTGCCCTCGCGCGCGGCCGGGGATCCGGCCCAGCGCTGGCCCGACGGCACCCGGCCGAACACGGCCGAGCCCGGCGCGATCTCCGCGCCCTTGCCGATGCGCGTGCCCGGCAGGAGCGTCGAGCGCGTGCCGACCGTGGACCCCGCGCCGATGCGGACCGCGCCGACGCGCACGGTGTCTCCGTCGATCCAGTACCCGGAGAGGTCGACCTCCGGCTCGACGGACGCGCCCCGGCCGATGCGGAGCATGCCCGTGACCGGCGGCAGCGTGTGCAGGTCGACGTCGTCGGCGATGCGCGCGCCGAGCGCGCGCGCGTAGTACGTGATCCACGGCGCGCCCGCGAGCCCGACCGCGCCGATCTGCTGCGCGATCTGCTCGGCCAGCCAGATCCGCAGGTGCCAGCGGCCGCCGCGCGGGTGGTCGCCCGGCGTGAGGCCGCGGAGGAGGAGGCGCGCGGCGACCGCGGAGATCGCCATGCGGCCGAACGGCGTCGCGAAGAGGAGGAGGCCCGGGATCAGCAGCCACCACGAGACGTCGGGCAGCGCGTCGAAGCCGCCGAGCGGGCGCAGCAGCGCGCTCGCGGTGAGGAGGAGCGCGAGCCAGCGGAGGCTCTGCAGGGCGAGGAGCGGCGCGCCGAGGAGGGTCTGGATCCACTGCGTGCGGCGCGGCGTCGGCGTCACGTCCACGCGCGGCCCGCTGCGCTCCGCCCGCGGCGCGCGACCGGCGATGGCGGCGTGCATCGCGCCCAAGCGCGGGTGGGCGTAGACGTCGGCGACCGTGAACTCCGGGTCGATGGTGCGGATCCGGGCCACGAGCTGCGCGGCCGACAGGGATCCGCCGCCCAGGTCGAAGAAGTTGGCGTCGGCGCTCGCGACGGGCGTGCCGAGCGCGGCCGACCACATCTCGGCGAGCGGGCGCAGCTCGGCGTCG is from Clavibacter sp. A6099 and encodes:
- a CDS encoding Pls/PosA family non-ribosomal peptide synthetase, whose amino-acid sequence is MPESSPDAATPHDADADADAAQRVLDRADAVTPPRTLVDVLRATVAAHPDASAIEDGDGALSYRELMARVVQVAASLREAGVGKGDRVGIRMPSGSRDLYVTVLGVLAAGAAYVPVDADDPEERARLVFGEARVAGVVTGTGEFTPRAADATAAETAETAEAAAASAASAALRILPAAAAHASTSALPLVAPPAPEDDAWIIFTSGSTGTPKGVAVSHRSAAAFVDAEARLFLREEPIGPGDRVLAGLSVAFDASCEEMWLAWRHGACLVPAPRSLVRSGMDLGPWLTTHGVTIVSTVPTLAALWPAESLENVRLLIFGGEACPPELGQRLATDGREVWNTYGPTEATVVACAAPLGGPGPVRIGLPLDGWDLAVVDPEGARVPEGGVGELIIGGVGLARYLDPAKDAEKYAPFPALGWDRAYRSGDLVRFEAEGLVFQGRADDQVKVGGRRIELGEIEAALQGLDDVQGAAVAVQTTGAGNQVLVGYLVPRDPAAFSREDAVQRLRVALPAALVPLIGVVESLPTRTSGKVDRAALPWPLPGAAGDDGADLDAELRPLAEMWSAALGTPVASADANFFDLGGGSLSAAQLVARIRTIDPEFTVADVYAHPRLGAMHAAIAGRAPRAERSGPRVDVTPTPRRTQWIQTLLGAPLLALQSLRWLALLLTASALLRPLGGFDALPDVSWWLLIPGLLLFATPFGRMAISAVAARLLLRGLTPGDHPRGGRWHLRIWLAEQIAQQIGAVGLAGAPWITYYARALGARIADDVDLHTLPPVTGMLRIGRGASVEPEVDLSGYWIDGDTVRVGAVRIGAGSTVGTRSTLLPGTRIGKGAEIAPGSAVFGRVPSGQRWAGSPAAREGKARVWWPDHRPPRNTRWVTAYGAASVATALVPVVGFVAGGGILAAAIRGSADLGDVWWRGLGALVPAVLMTGLVLALLVVGSVRLLGLGVSEGIHAVRSRVGWQLWTTERLLDLARTVLFPLYAGLFTPVWLRLLGARVGKDVEASTVLLIPAMTTIRDGAFLADDTLVAGYELGGGWMRVARAEIGQRAFLGNSGMAGPGHKVPKDGLVAVLSAAPTKSKSGSSWLGSPPVRLRRTVAAADDSRTFRPPTRLRVARILWELLRVVPVFVTCAIGLAVLVTLAALTEAWGPLVAFLLGGVVLLVAGAVAAAISTAAKWILIGRIRAEEHPLWSSFVWRSEVSDVFTEMVAAPWFASSAAGTPALVWWLRSLGARIGSGVWCDSHWLPEADLVTLGDASTINRGCVVQTHLFHDRIMSMDTVTLDAGATLGPHSVILPAARIGPQATVGPASLVMRGELVPEASRWSGNPIGPWREVKTGRYLPAGAAATTTDTAATAPADTAARATAGRR